From the genome of Sulfurimonas paralvinellae:
CGGACAAATATAGGTACACCAGGCACGGCGAGAGAAGAAAACTTCAAAAGCTAGAACAACAACTACCCAGATAAGTGCCAAACTCCAGCCATAAGCAATAGCTCGGGAGAGAATACCGACAACATTAAAGGTTTCAAAGACAAGATAACCACTCGTAAAAGAGAGAATTAAAAAGATAGCCCAAAATATATAGCGGACTCTATGGTCGAATTTTCTATTTTTAATTATCTTTTTATGCACAAGTGTGTCATGCCACTTCTCACCTATCTCGCTGAGTATACCGTATGGGCAGACCCATGCACAGTAAGTTCGCCCTCCTACAAGTATATAAAAGACAACAATAGTCGTAACACCTATAATGATATTGATATGCAGATGATGCTCTGCCATCAACATCTCCAGAGTTGTAAAAGGGTCAATAAGGTGAAAACCTAAAAAACGAGAACCATTCAGCGTCCCCTCGAGCATCTGAATGTCAACAGCAAAAGATAAAAAGAACATAAGATGAATAACGATAACAAGAATCCATCTTTTTGCTCTGTAACTCAGAACTTTTTTTCCGTCACGAGTCGTATTGAAAAATGTCGACCAAAAAGTTGTTCTTTTTATCGTTTCTCTATTATGATACTTATCCATTATATTTTCCTATTTCAG
Proteins encoded in this window:
- a CDS encoding NapH/MauN family ferredoxin-type protein, with translation MDKYHNRETIKRTTFWSTFFNTTRDGKKVLSYRAKRWILVIVIHLMFFLSFAVDIQMLEGTLNGSRFLGFHLIDPFTTLEMLMAEHHLHINIIIGVTTIVVFYILVGGRTYCAWVCPYGILSEIGEKWHDTLVHKKIIKNRKFDHRVRYIFWAIFLILSFTSGYLVFETFNVVGILSRAIAYGWSLALIWVVVVLAFEVFFSRRAWCTYICPIGTTYGMIGKISALRVEWNDNCDHCMVCHDVCFENQVLEITKAKYDKQREEEGITHEYITGADCTLCGRCIDVCHEDALNFDFRLKSLV